In the genome of Apodemus sylvaticus chromosome 2, mApoSyl1.1, whole genome shotgun sequence, one region contains:
- the LOC127678523 gene encoding anionic trypsin-2-like isoform X3, whose amino-acid sequence MNALLFLALVGVSVAFPVDDDDKIVGGYTCQENSVPYQVSLNSGYHFCGGSLINNQWVVSAAHCYKTRIQVRLGEHNINVVEGNEQFVNAAKIIKHPSFNSRTLNNDIMLIKLASPVTLNARVATVALPSSCAPAGTQCLISGWGNTLSFGVNNPDLLQCLNAPVLPQADCEASYPGQITSNMICVGFLEGGKDSCQGDSGGPVVCNGQLQGIVSWGYGCALKDNPGVYTKVCNYVDWIQSTIAAN is encoded by the exons ATGAATGCTCTCCTGTTCCTGGCCCTTGTGGGAGTTTCTG TTGCTTTCCCTGTGGATGATGATGACAAGATCGTTGGAGGATACACCTGCCAAGAGAATTCTGTCCCCTACCAGGTGTCCCTGAACTCTGGTTACCATTTCTGTGGAGGTTCCCTCATCAACAACCAGTGGGTAGTGTCTGCAGCTCACTGCTATAAGAC CCGCATCCAAGTGAGACTGGGAGAGCACAACATCAATGTTGTTGAGGGCAATGAGCAGTTTGTCAATGCTGCCAAGATCATCAAGCACCCCAGCTTTAATTCAAGGACCCTGAACAATGACATCATGCTGATCAAGCTCGCTTCCCCTGTGACTCTCAATGCCAGAGTGGCCACTGTGgctctgcccagctcctgtgCACCTGCAGGCACTCAGTGTCTCATCTCTGGCTGGGGCAACACCTTGAGCTTTGGTG TGAACAACCCAGACCTGCTCCAGTGTCTGAATGCCCCTGTGCTGCCTCAGGCTGACTGTGAGGCCTCCTATCCTGGACAGATCACCAGTAATATGATCTGTGTTGGCTTCCTGGAGGGAGGCAAAGATTCCTGCCAG GGTGACTCTGGTGGCCCTGTGGTCTGCAATGGACAGCTCCAGGGCATTGTCTCCTGGGGCTATGGCTGTGCCCTGAAGGACAACCCTGGTGTGTACACCAAGGTCTGCAACTATGTGGACTGGATTCAGAGCACAATTGCTGCCAACTAA